One Nostoc punctiforme PCC 73102 DNA window includes the following coding sequences:
- a CDS encoding AAA-like domain-containing protein has translation MPTLPAASKSARFFISYRSQDPDLSLAKDFYEAIKTAGHEAFMASESIRLGEKWPQRIDEELKQCDYFLLLLSERSATSEMVTEEVRQAKELRDGSDEHKPVILPIRVNLTWSTPLNYDLRGYLQQIQQREWKSATDTAKILQEIFSLLANGDVERLADGEMSSDFFPSSPPHPLTLSPPLPVAEPELPEGQVDLASAFYIERLPIESRCYEAILKPGSLIRIKAPRQMGKTSLMARILHRASQQDYLTVPLSFQLADGKVFADLDKFLKWFCASVGRRLSIPNKLADYWDDIFGSKDNCTAYFEEYLLAEINKPIVLGLDEVDCVFQHPEIASDFFGLLRAWHEDGKNREIWKKLRMVVVHSTEVYIPMNINQSPFNVGLSIELPEFNAQQILDLAQRHGLNWSFTQVEQLMAMVGGHPYLVRVGLYQIARQDTTLNMLLQTAPTEAGPYSDHLRRHLWNLEQCPELAVAIKKVVANTSPVRLDSIQCFKLLSMGLLQQQGNDVTPRCDLYRQYLRDRLRVS, from the coding sequence ATGCCAACTTTGCCAGCAGCCAGCAAAAGCGCTAGATTTTTCATTAGCTACCGCAGCCAAGATCCAGACTTGAGCCTTGCCAAGGATTTTTATGAAGCTATTAAAACTGCTGGACACGAAGCATTCATGGCAAGCGAAAGTATTCGCTTAGGGGAAAAATGGCCTCAACGTATTGATGAAGAATTAAAACAGTGTGATTACTTTTTGTTGCTGTTGTCTGAGCGATCGGCAACTAGCGAGATGGTGACAGAAGAGGTGAGACAGGCCAAAGAGTTACGGGATGGCAGTGATGAGCATAAGCCAGTGATTTTGCCCATTCGCGTCAACCTCACTTGGAGTACGCCACTAAATTATGATTTGCGGGGTTATTTACAACAGATTCAGCAGCGAGAGTGGAAGTCGGCTACTGATACCGCCAAAATTTTACAGGAAATTTTTAGTTTACTGGCAAACGGGGATGTAGAAAGATTGGCAGATGGAGAGATGAGTAGTGATTTTTTCCCTTCATCACCCCCTCACCCTCTGACTCTCTCACCGCCTTTGCCAGTGGCAGAACCAGAATTACCTGAAGGACAGGTGGATTTGGCTTCGGCGTTTTATATCGAGCGTCTTCCCATCGAATCTCGTTGCTACGAGGCAATTTTGAAGCCAGGATCTTTGATTCGGATTAAAGCTCCCCGGCAGATGGGTAAAACCTCACTTATGGCGCGCATTCTTCATCGAGCGTCACAACAAGATTATCTAACCGTGCCTTTGAGTTTTCAATTGGCAGATGGAAAGGTTTTTGCAGATTTGGATAAGTTCCTTAAGTGGTTTTGTGCCAGTGTCGGACGAAGGTTGAGCATACCCAACAAGTTAGCAGACTACTGGGACGATATTTTTGGCAGTAAAGATAACTGTACCGCTTATTTTGAAGAGTATCTTCTGGCAGAAATCAATAAACCGATAGTTTTGGGATTGGATGAAGTCGATTGTGTATTCCAACATCCTGAAATTGCCTCTGACTTTTTTGGGCTATTACGCGCTTGGCATGAGGATGGCAAAAATCGGGAGATTTGGAAAAAACTGCGGATGGTTGTAGTGCATTCCACCGAAGTCTATATTCCTATGAATATTAATCAATCGCCGTTTAATGTAGGCTTATCGATTGAGTTACCAGAGTTCAACGCCCAACAGATTCTTGATTTGGCACAAAGGCATGGGCTCAATTGGAGTTTTACCCAAGTTGAACAACTAATGGCAATGGTGGGCGGGCATCCGTATCTTGTTCGAGTAGGACTTTATCAAATTGCGAGACAGGATACTACGCTCAATATGCTATTACAAACAGCACCTACAGAAGCTGGGCCTTATAGCGATCATTTACGTCGGCATTTGTGGAATTTAGAACAGTGCCCAGAATTAGCTGTTGCGATCAAGAAAGTAGTTGCCAATACTAGCCCAGTTCGGTTGGATTCGATACAATGCTTTAAATTACTCAGCATGGGCTTATTGCAACAGCAAGGAAATGATGTAACACCACGTTGTGATTTGTATCGTCAATATTTACGCGATCGCTTGAGAGTTAGCTGA